One window of Clostridia bacterium genomic DNA carries:
- the trxA gene encoding thioredoxin, with amino-acid sequence MIHVTRNNWQSEVLDAKVPVVVDFFATWCGPCKMLTPILESLSAEYDRFKIVKCDVDEAPDLADLNKIRVVPTLVCFKEGAAVKKHEGLLSKDAFLAEFGL; translated from the coding sequence ATGATTCACGTTACCCGTAATAATTGGCAAAGCGAAGTGCTGGACGCAAAGGTCCCCGTCGTGGTGGACTTTTTTGCGACCTGGTGTGGACCGTGCAAAATGCTCACCCCCATTTTGGAGAGTTTGTCGGCGGAGTACGACCGCTTCAAAATCGTCAAATGCGACGTGGACGAGGCGCCCGATTTGGCTGACCTCAACAAAATCCGCGTCGTACCCACCCTCGTCTGCTTCAAAGAGGGCGCGGCCGTCAAAAAGCACGAGGGCTTGCTGTCCAAGGACGCGTTTTTGGCGGAATTCGGGCTGTAG
- the hpt gene encoding hypoxanthine phosphoribosyltransferase, whose product MKLHQDVREVLYTEAQLQQRVAELGAAITRDYEGEEVLMVCTLRGASIFYCDLIRHIDLDIKLDFIATSSYGLDTKSSGEVRLTKDLSTPIAGKHVIIVEDIIDSGLTLKYLKKLFEARNPKSVKICSLLDKPEGRQTELKGDYIGFEIPNAFVVGYGLDYAERYRNLPDVCVLDPRIYAK is encoded by the coding sequence ATGAAATTACATCAAGACGTGCGTGAAGTGCTGTACACCGAAGCGCAACTGCAACAGCGCGTGGCCGAATTGGGCGCGGCGATCACCCGCGACTACGAGGGCGAAGAAGTGCTGATGGTATGCACTTTGAGGGGCGCGAGCATTTTCTACTGCGACCTCATTCGCCATATCGACCTCGACATCAAGTTGGACTTCATCGCCACCTCGAGCTACGGCCTCGACACCAAGTCCTCGGGCGAAGTGCGCCTGACCAAAGACCTCTCCACCCCCATCGCGGGCAAGCACGTCATCATCGTGGAAGACATCATCGACTCGGGGCTGACGCTCAAATACCTCAAAAAATTGTTCGAAGCGCGAAACCCCAAGTCCGTGAAGATATGTTCGCTGTTGGATAAGCCCGAAGGCAGACAGACCGAGCTCAAAGGCGATTATATCGGGTTTGAAATTCCCAACGCCTTCGTGGTAGGCTACGGGCTCGACTACGCCGAGCGCTACCGCAACCTGCCCGACGTGTGCGTGCTGGATCCCCGCATCTACGCCAAATAA
- a CDS encoding ferrous iron transport protein A, with amino-acid sequence MEKKLNEFAIGESGVIKRVSGEGRVRRRLFDMGVTPGADVTLVKVAPLGDPIEVTIRGYSLTLRKSEADNVTMEVKE; translated from the coding sequence ATGGAAAAGAAACTTAATGAGTTTGCAATCGGCGAAAGCGGCGTGATCAAGCGCGTGTCGGGTGAAGGCCGCGTGCGCCGCCGCTTGTTCGACATGGGCGTCACGCCCGGTGCCGACGTCACCTTGGTCAAGGTCGCCCCGTTGGGCGATCCCATCGAGGTTACCATTCGCGGCTATTCCCTTACCCTGCGTAAGAGCGAAGCCGATAACGTGACGATGGAGGTGAAAGAATGA
- a CDS encoding ferrous iron transport protein A: protein MPIVVAPIGKALRVVKILTDEKTKKHLNNLGLTVDSTVEVLSNSGGTVICLVKDGRLALDRTLSTKILVA from the coding sequence ATGCCCATCGTCGTAGCCCCTATCGGCAAAGCGTTGCGCGTCGTCAAGATATTGACGGACGAAAAAACGAAAAAACACCTCAACAACTTAGGTCTTACGGTGGATAGCACCGTGGAAGTGCTCTCCAATAGCGGCGGCACGGTCATTTGCTTGGTCAAAGACGGCCGCTTGGCGCTGGATCGGACGTTGTCCACCAAGATTTTGGTCGCGTGA
- the tilS gene encoding tRNA lysidine(34) synthetase TilS: MDFAEEKVSEYGVIGAAVSGGMDSMCMLHYLTHLGATVVALTVEHGIRGEDSQGDVRLVEDYCRTLGVRCVTRKVDVPAYAAEHRMGTEEAARVLRHAFFAEMRREGVVDAIATAHHIDDQAESTVLNVLRGTGLRGLAAQGNREGYLRPFADRTRSQIAAYATRFSVPYREDATNLDASYNRNFLRLEILPKIETRFPAYRKSLRRLNQVAEEQIDLLNALAIRPAVEKDVVYLPLTALGQHVALAKWSVAEALRRFDYGIDMEQKHYEAVLGLSTAKNNGSVDLPHGVKAAKENDRVAFWRQEAAPDVRYPFGEGRFAFGAKTYRVRPYREGDRLRFDLDKIPQGAEIRLRRAGDVIDKFGGGSKSLGDYYTDKKVPLRIRDSHPVVAKNDTIYVCAADIARTVAVDDATQRIFTIEED; this comes from the coding sequence ATGGACTTTGCCGAAGAGAAAGTGAGCGAATACGGCGTCATCGGCGCCGCGGTGTCGGGCGGCATGGACTCCATGTGTATGCTGCACTACCTGACGCATTTGGGCGCTACGGTCGTGGCGCTCACGGTGGAGCACGGCATTCGCGGCGAAGACTCCCAGGGGGACGTGCGTTTGGTGGAGGACTACTGCCGCACGCTGGGCGTGCGCTGCGTCACGCGCAAGGTGGACGTTCCCGCCTACGCAGCAGAACACCGCATGGGCACGGAAGAAGCGGCCCGCGTGTTGCGGCACGCCTTTTTTGCCGAAATGCGCAGAGAGGGCGTCGTGGACGCCATAGCCACCGCCCATCATATAGACGACCAAGCCGAGAGCACCGTCCTCAACGTTTTGCGCGGCACGGGGCTTCGGGGGCTGGCGGCACAAGGCAATAGGGAAGGCTACCTGCGCCCCTTCGCCGACCGTACGCGGTCACAAATAGCCGCATACGCTACCCGCTTTTCGGTGCCATACCGCGAGGACGCCACCAATCTGGACGCCTCGTACAATCGCAATTTTCTGCGGCTCGAAATCCTGCCGAAGATCGAAACGAGATTTCCCGCCTATCGCAAAAGTTTGCGGCGGCTCAACCAAGTCGCCGAGGAGCAAATCGACCTTTTGAACGCGCTGGCCATTCGGCCCGCCGTAGAGAAAGACGTCGTATATTTGCCCCTGACTGCCCTCGGTCAGCACGTCGCGCTGGCCAAGTGGAGCGTGGCCGAAGCGTTGCGCCGTTTCGACTACGGCATAGATATGGAACAAAAGCATTACGAGGCCGTTTTGGGGCTGTCAACCGCCAAAAACAACGGCTCGGTCGATTTGCCGCACGGGGTAAAAGCGGCCAAAGAGAACGACCGCGTGGCCTTTTGGCGGCAAGAGGCCGCTCCCGACGTGCGCTACCCCTTCGGGGAAGGTCGCTTCGCCTTCGGCGCCAAGACCTACCGCGTGCGCCCCTACCGCGAGGGCGACCGCTTGCGCTTCGACTTGGACAAAATCCCCCAAGGCGCCGAGATTCGCCTGCGGCGAGCGGGCGACGTCATCGACAAGTTCGGTGGCGGCTCGAAGTCCTTGGGCGACTACTATACGGACAAAAAAGTGCCCCTGCGGATTCGGGATTCGCACCCCGTGGTGGCCAAAAACGATACGATATACGTTTGTGCGGCGGATATCGCCCGCACCGTGGCGGTGGACGACGCCACCCAACGCATTTTTACCATAGAGGAGGACTGA